Below is a genomic region from Vitis riparia cultivar Riparia Gloire de Montpellier isolate 1030 chromosome 5, EGFV_Vit.rip_1.0, whole genome shotgun sequence.
TGTAAGTTAAGATCCTCCAACACGTCACGTCTATTGCCCCTCTCCTTGCTGATGTGGACCCTTTTCCAATTGGTGTCGCCccactctttttttatttatttttttatttttcttctcctgGGTCTGTCCGCGTTGGAATAGCTGGCTCCCCGCTGttaattcttattcttattattattattcttttttaaaaaaaaagggaaataagaaaaggaaagtaCCTCAGTACCATGCATTGTGACTCACTTCCTACgttcttaaattaattaattaattttgaagtattgtaattaaataatgaaaataagcaTGTGGTCTCATCAATCTTTTTCAacgaaaataattattattttgatttaaattatttgatgttttcCTCACAATATTTATGCAATAAAAAGTTTTGaaccattaaattttttttgaataaaaatattttttaaaacaataataaaaaccaaagaGCAAGAGACCCTCTTGATGCCTTCTACACCATGTTCCcaacaataatatttaatttttttttttttaaaaaagaggaaaaatatctCCGATCACCAAATTCAAACAAGAAGTGAAAAAGTGGAAACCACccccaaaccccaaaaaaaaaaaaaaaaaaaaaaaaaaggaaatgtaaTAAGAGTCCAAAAAGTAAAGTGAGTTATAGGGTGTGATGGCAGTGATGATGAAGGGTGGCAGAAATTGAAAGATGGGAAAAGCAAGCAAAAGTGAGGTAGACTTTTCTGCAACTTCCATGAGATGCCAGGTGGCTAAATTTGAGAAGCCGggtttcaattatttaattcgCGCGTGAAATAATGGTCTCGAGGTTACACATATATTCGGTATCCTCTTTAAAAGCATATCTCCGCCATAAAAAGcttaaaaccaaaaacaataaacaattattaataaatcattCACTCTGAGATATTAAATCCTTCCCCctctcccctctctctctctttctgctTTTACCTGCAGTGCCCAATACAAAGCTTTGGTCCCATTactaaaaaaaacccttttctTGGGGAGCTTCTCTTGGAGTTTGAATCTGACGCTTCAAGCAGTTTGAGAGAGtggggttaaaaaaaaattaaaaaaaaaaaaaaaaaggctgggTTGAGAATATACCCATTTGCACAAACCCCAGTGCCAAAAATCTTTCAaacaaaaagtacaaaaaaaaaatccttgaatCCACCCATTTGGGGATTACAAGGGTATGATATAGacccatttcaaaaattaaaaaattaaatataaaaaatagttttctacgCTTGTCCTCCATATGAACCAAAATTAGGGTTGGAGGAGGGTGATGGGTTGCATGCACAAAACTTGCAATTAAGGGCAAGTGACGCTGCAATTGTGGGGTAAGGACACGTGTGAGGGCGGGGGAGACCcgggtaaaaataaaaatattaaatttttttaagaaatgggAGCCTTAAATAACTGACAGAGGAGAGGAACAGGACGATGGGTAAAAACTGACGAAGGGTTGGTGTAAAAAAAAAGTGCTTTAAAAGAAGAGACAATGTAGTGAATGTACacacacaaaaataaatgaattaaaaataaaaattaacaaaattactCAATATCTTCGGCATGGATCCACCTTCTTTCTTTCCACCCTTTTTCCagaacggcgtcgttttggggGGTTGAGGGGGTGGCCTCATTATCATAATCATCATCTGTTGTTTTCATTGAGCTCTGGCTTGATTTGATAGGGGCCAGGTGAGAGATTGATAcacaaattatatttaaaagagaaaaagggtcCAAGTTTGCTTACATTATgggaaaaatgaattaattaaaaataaaataaaataggagatGTCAATTGAAGGTAGATGACTAAGTTAGAGAACCATAAAAATAGTGATTGATATAAGGGAAGAGAAGCTTGCTGTCAAAACAAGATAGAGAGCGAAAAGAGTCCATGGAATGGACAGCTTTGCTTGCTCACCACGTGTTATTCCCCCCCACTCTTATACCCCCTAATACcctctttgatttatttatttatcatccCAAATATGACTTTTTgtttactaaatttaatgattaattGAGTGATACTGCATTAAGGCATGGGGAACATGTGGTATGTTGTGTTAATGTCATCCACCCAAAACCAAAAAGTCTTTGAATGAttcttaacaaatttttttgggTACAAGTAACAAAACTTCAtgcaataatttttagaaattgtttttaaaaacactttccaaaGGAAGGGAAGTCAGTtaaggaaaaattgaaaattttgggattGACTTTTGGATAGGGGAAGTAAAACAGCTGGAAGAGTGGgattgaaaggaaagaagagagaaaaaaggggAAGAGGAAAAGGAGAGTTGGGAGTAGATTTGGATGTAATGTGTAGTTAGTTGGGTGGCTGTGGGGTTAGTTAACTTATGCTGTGAGCTGGATCCACTCTTACAACACAGACCCACTTTcgattaaaaaattctttataattttcacaattgaaaattttaaggggaaaaaaaaaatggaaaaaagggaAGTTGGGGAAGTGCTGAGAATGAGCTTCAAGCACATTACTATACAGCCCATGTCTTCTCCTTCAACCCcatattaaatatcaaaaatatatttaactctCTGCCCAAATCTcccttctttcttcttcttcctcttcacgGATTCCTGGGTTATTCTTGGGGTTTTCTGATTTTGTTGAATTGGGTGTTTGATTCGCTATCTATTGATGCAAGCTTCTGTTACGTGATTCGGATTTTTGGGTCTGTTTTTGTGCTTTTGGATCGGGGTTTCAAAGCATGAATCTGGGTAGCGGACAGGGATCCATGTCGACGGCGAGTTCTAGTGGTGCATGGAAGGCCGGAGATGTGGTCCCCGACCAGTTTCCGGCGGGTCTCCGGGTCCTGGTGGTTGATGATGATCCCACTTGTCTCATGATCTTGGAGAAGATGCTCCGGACTTGCCTTTATGAAGGTATTGTTGAATTACTCGAGAaaaaggatttttctttttcttcttcttcttcgttcTGCTTGGGGTTTTCTCTaattggatttgattttttgtatgtttgatatttgcttttttttttttcacttgggtATTGTTAATTTATGTGTGTACCAGTTGGGCATGGTTGTTCTTGTATTTGTCTGTTGTGTTTTGAAGATTGTGTTTGTGAGATTGGAAATCTGTGGTGGAAAAGAACAGAAGGAAGGAAACCTATCAAGTTGGGTTTAACATCATAAATCCCATAATTCTGTTTCGATTCAAAATATGGATTTATGTTAAGACTCTGTGATTTGCTTGGACCCAGCATATTCTTGTGGGATTTCTTATACTCATGAAGTGCTTCACATGTTTTAGAGattaatttgagtttttgaTCCTTGACTCTGCTGATAAAAAGTCCATGGTTTTGTTtccctgtttttttttcttggtttctgCTGGATTAATGGTATCCTAGAGATTGGAGGGTTCCAGTTGAGTAATTTCTTGGATGATTGATTTAATTTGTTGGGAAATTTTCAGTTACTAAATGCAATCGAGCAGAAACAGCATTATCCCTGTTGCGAGGGAATAAAAGCGGGTTTGATATTGTTATAAGCGATGTACACATGCCCGACATGGACGGATTCAAACTCCTTGAGCACATTGGGCTTGAGATGGACCTGCCTGTTATCAGTAAGTATGCTCTTTCAATCACTTCAGATGGAGTTAGATCACTATGAAaccagtattttttttttttagtttatgtttaaattctaatttttgtttctctaaTTATTGTACAGTGATGTCTGCTGATGACGGAAAACATGTTGTGATGAAGGGTGTCACTCATGGTGCATGTGATTATTTGATTAAGCCTGTTCGAATTGAGGCACTGAAGAACATATGGCAGCATGTGGTTAGGAAGAGGAAGAACGAGTGGAAGGATTTGGAGCAGTCCGGAAGTGTGGAAGATGGAGATCGCCAGCAAAAACCATCGGAAGACGTGGATTATTCATCTTCAGCAAATGAAGGGAATTGGAAAAACTCGAAGAGGAGGAAAGATGAGGAAGATGATGCGGAGGAGAGGGATGATACTTCCACCCTGAAGAAGCCGCGGGTTGTCTGGTCGGTAGAGCTCCACCAACAGTTTGTGGCTGCTGTTAATCAACTGGGCATTGACAGTATGATTCTTTCACCCGTTTCTTTCagtttttatattcttattttcttcttgtccatatttttctttgttgttccTTTTATTTCCTTGATTATAAATCTTGTTGCTGGTGCTGGTATTAGAAAGTGTGAAGTTCCTGTCGATTGTGGGTACCTTTTACTTCTTCATTTGTCTTTATCTCTTTGGATTAAAAGTATCTACTGGACCTTGGAGAAACAACAGGTTTTTTTATGAGGATATGGGAATGTAAGCAACTTGTAATCCTTATTGGATTTATGCCACACTTCTACATGAATGATATTCTGTACTGAGCTTCCAGGCTTTGTAATTACTGTGATTTATCACTAACATATCTTGTTATATTGTTTTGGTCCACCCAATCTAGTTTGTGGGTATTATGTGTTGTTCGACTAGTTCATGCTTCTTCAAGAATGTAGCCATTCGTTTCCACTATACACCGTCCTCTGTTCCTTCATGTTGTGTTCCTAAATACATTGGTATGATGCAGAGGCtgttccaaaaaaaattctGGAGTTGATGAATGTTCCTGGGCTTACTAGAGAAAATGTTGCCAGTCACCTTCAGGTAGAAAATTCTTACAATCTTGATTAGGAAAGAGATCTATGGTTCTAATTTTGTTTCTGTTATGAAGAGTAATGAATGTGGCCACTTTGGTGCAGAAATATCGTTTGTATCTTAGGAGGCTAAGTGGTGTATCACAGCACCAGAATGGGCTCAATAACTCTTTCATGGGTCCCCAAGAAGCAACTTTTGGACAAATATCTTCACTTAATGGGCTTGATCTTCAGACTCTTGCTGTTGCGGGTCAACTCCCAGCACAAAGCCTCGCCACACTCCAAGCAGCAGGGCTTGGTAGGTCAACTGGTAAATCGGGACTACCTATGCCGCTTGTTGATCAAAGGAACCTCTTTAGTTTTGAAGCCCCTAAGTTCAGATATGGGGAGGGTCAGCAGCAACAGCAACAACT
It encodes:
- the LOC117915075 gene encoding two-component response regulator ARR1-like isoform X1; its protein translation is MNLGSGQGSMSTASSSGAWKAGDVVPDQFPAGLRVLVVDDDPTCLMILEKMLRTCLYEVTKCNRAETALSLLRGNKSGFDIVISDVHMPDMDGFKLLEHIGLEMDLPVIMMSADDGKHVVMKGVTHGACDYLIKPVRIEALKNIWQHVVRKRKNEWKDLEQSGSVEDGDRQQKPSEDVDYSSSANEGNWKNSKRRKDEEDDAEERDDTSTLKKPRVVWSVELHQQFVAAVNQLGIDKAVPKKILELMNVPGLTRENVASHLQKYRLYLRRLSGVSQHQNGLNNSFMGPQEATFGQISSLNGLDLQTLAVAGQLPAQSLATLQAAGLGRSTGKSGLPMPLVDQRNLFSFEAPKFRYGEGQQQQQQLSNSSKQLNLLHGIPTTMEPKQLATLRQSAQSFGSINMQVNAHGNDSSSLLMQMAQPHSRAQILNETTGNHVSRITSSMGQPVLSNGIAGGLLTRNVIVENGRGAGFNPVSQGPSVVEFPMNHTAELPGNSFPLGTNPGISSIQSKGLLEEVSSEIKGSRGFVPSYDIFNELHQPKSQDWELQNVGLTFNASQHANSIPGNLGVSPSVLVHQVFSSGQKSGQNMNTPVVSKAMFSVGAGSEHGNTHNISQHLNTLVDSSLRVKTEKILDPCCEITPFPEHYVQEDLMSALLKQQQEGIGAVEGEFDFDGYSMDNIPV
- the LOC117915075 gene encoding two-component response regulator ARR1-like isoform X2 is translated as MNLGSGQGSMSTASSSGAWKAGDVVPDQFPAGLRVLVVDDDPTCLMILEKMLRTCLYEVTKCNRAETALSLLRGNKSGFDIVISDVHMPDMDGFKLLEHIGLEMDLPVIMMSADDGKHVVMKGVTHGACDYLIKPVRIEALKNIWQHVVRKRKNEWKDLEQSGSVEDGDRQQKPSEDVDYSSSANEGNWKNSKRRKDEEDDAEERDDTSTLKKPRVVWSVELHQQFVAAVNQLGIDKAVPKKILELMNVPGLTRENVASHLQKYRLYLRRLSGVSQHQNGLNNSFMGPQEATFGQISSLNGLDLQTLAVAGQLPAQSLATLQAAGLGRSTGKSGLPMPLVDQRNLFSFEAPKFRYGEGQQQQQQLSNSSKQLNLLHGIPTTMEPKQLATLRQSAQSFGSINMQVNAHGNDSSSLLMQMAQPHSRAQILNETTGNHVSRITSSMGQPVLSNGIAGGLLTRNVIVENGRGAGFNPVSQGPSVVEFPMNHTAELPGNSFPLGTNPGISSIQSKGLLEEVSSEIKGSRGFVPSYDIFNELHQPKSQDWELQNVGLTFNASQHANSIPGNLGVSPSVLVHQVFSSGQKSGQNMNTPVVSKAMFSVGAGSEHGNTHNISQHLNTLVDSSLRVKTEKILDPCCEITPFPEHYVQEDLMSALLKQQEGIGAVEGEFDFDGYSMDNIPV